One genomic window of Acidimicrobiales bacterium includes the following:
- a CDS encoding MEDS domain-containing protein yields MSAAVGHGPGDHVCWVYDGEEAWRDLAAVFLHDGAPAHDGLLYVGGKDEAGLLDDLAGLPGRDRMVRTGQLRVLPLDRPDGRRSAFEGERHLATYRSESDRALAAGYRSLRVAVDLSPLAAGPADGPRLAAFELLVDALVDRAPLSALCGYDAAVVHRTATDDAALVHPLRNDGPHGPAGAVYADGPGRWRLTGEIDAAAHLALESALASLPATADVHFDLADLDFIDLRATRALVRLAGRLRPGRRLVLHDPPEILSLILESGWGDVPALQVVPS; encoded by the coding sequence GTGAGCGCAGCGGTCGGGCACGGCCCTGGCGACCACGTCTGCTGGGTGTACGACGGCGAGGAGGCCTGGCGCGACCTGGCCGCCGTCTTCCTCCACGACGGCGCCCCGGCCCACGACGGCCTGCTCTACGTGGGCGGCAAGGACGAGGCCGGCCTCCTCGACGACCTCGCCGGGCTGCCGGGCCGGGACCGGATGGTGCGCACCGGGCAGCTGCGGGTGCTCCCCCTCGACCGACCCGACGGGCGGCGGTCGGCGTTCGAGGGCGAGCGCCACCTCGCCACCTACCGCTCCGAGTCCGACCGGGCGCTGGCCGCCGGCTACCGCAGCCTCCGGGTGGCCGTCGACCTGTCGCCCCTCGCCGCCGGCCCGGCCGACGGGCCCCGCCTGGCGGCGTTCGAGCTGCTCGTCGACGCGCTGGTCGACCGGGCCCCGCTGTCCGCGCTCTGCGGGTACGACGCCGCCGTCGTCCACCGGACGGCGACCGACGACGCCGCCCTCGTCCACCCCCTCCGCAACGACGGCCCCCACGGGCCGGCCGGCGCCGTGTACGCCGACGGGCCCGGCCGGTGGCGGCTGACCGGCGAGATCGACGCCGCCGCCCACCTCGCGCTGGAGTCGGCCCTCGCCTCCCTCCCCGCCACCGCCGACGTGCACTTCGACCTCGCCGACCTCGACTTCATCGACCTGCGGGCCACGAGGGCGCTCGTCCGCCTGGCCGGGCGGCTCCGGCCCGGCCGCCGCCTCGTGCTCCACGACCCGCCCGAGATCCTGAGCCTGATCCTCGAGTCGGGCTGGGGCGACGTCCCCGCCCTCCAGGTCGTGCCCTCGTGA
- a CDS encoding methylated-DNA--[protein]-cysteine S-methyltransferase, with amino-acid sequence MTDSRRVHTVVDSPVGPLTLVAEDGDLVGLWMQGQAHRPPTTTFGPRRDEPFAEVTEQLAAYFDGRLTTFSVPVRLEGTRFQRAVWQALRDVPYGTTVSYGQLAASIGYPDAVRAVGAANGRNPVPIVVPCHRVVASDGRLTGYSGGLDRKRWLLALEAGRPILPAA; translated from the coding sequence ATGACCGACAGTCGGCGGGTCCACACGGTGGTCGACAGCCCCGTCGGGCCGCTCACGCTCGTGGCCGAGGACGGCGACCTCGTCGGGCTGTGGATGCAGGGCCAGGCCCACCGGCCGCCGACGACCACGTTCGGGCCGCGGCGAGACGAGCCGTTCGCCGAGGTGACCGAGCAGCTGGCGGCCTACTTCGACGGCCGGCTGACCACGTTCTCGGTGCCGGTGCGCCTCGAGGGCACCCGCTTCCAGCGGGCCGTGTGGCAGGCCCTGCGCGACGTGCCCTACGGGACGACGGTCTCCTACGGCCAGCTGGCGGCCAGCATCGGCTACCCCGACGCCGTGCGGGCCGTCGGCGCCGCCAACGGCCGCAACCCGGTGCCGATCGTCGTGCCCTGCCACCGGGTGGTGGCCTCGGACGGCCGGCTGACCGGCTACAGCGGCGGCCTCGACCGCAAGCGCTGGCTCCTCGCCCTCGAGGCCGGGCGGCCGATCCTGCCCGCCGCCTGA